One genomic segment of Rhizobium viscosum includes these proteins:
- the yjfF gene encoding galactofuranose ABC transporter, permease protein YjfF, translated as MNSKYLPLLATIVIFVLAYAVCTLQYPNILSTRVIGNLLTDNAFLGIAAVGMTFVIISGGIDLSIGSVIAFTGVFLAVILQNTSIHPLAAFAIVLIITTAFGAVMGMIIHFLQMPPFIVTLAGMFLARGMAYVLSIDSIPINHEYYSTLTSLYYRLPGGGRLTLIGGIMLIVFAAGIFIAHRTRFGTNVYALGGGVQTAQLMGVPVARTTIQIYALSGFLAGLSGIVFSLYTSAGYSLAAVGVELDAIAAVVIGGTLLTGGAGFVAGTFIGLLIQGLIQTYITFDGTLSSWWTKILIGLLLFAFMVMQKAILFLSSLNRRYG; from the coding sequence ATGAATTCCAAATACTTGCCGCTCCTTGCGACGATCGTCATCTTCGTGCTCGCCTATGCGGTTTGCACGCTGCAGTACCCGAACATCCTGTCGACACGCGTCATCGGTAATCTGCTGACGGATAACGCCTTTCTCGGCATCGCTGCCGTCGGCATGACCTTCGTCATCATTTCCGGCGGCATCGATCTGTCGATTGGGTCCGTTATCGCCTTCACCGGCGTTTTTCTGGCAGTGATTCTGCAGAATACCAGCATTCATCCGCTGGCCGCCTTTGCGATCGTTCTCATCATCACCACGGCCTTCGGTGCCGTTATGGGCATGATCATCCATTTCCTGCAGATGCCGCCTTTCATCGTGACTCTTGCCGGGATGTTCCTGGCTCGCGGCATGGCCTATGTCCTGTCGATCGACAGCATTCCGATCAATCACGAATATTATTCGACGCTGACCAGCCTCTACTATCGGCTGCCGGGCGGCGGGCGCCTGACGCTGATCGGCGGTATCATGCTGATCGTGTTCGCAGCCGGCATCTTCATCGCGCATCGCACCCGCTTCGGGACCAATGTCTATGCGCTGGGCGGCGGCGTGCAGACGGCACAGTTGATGGGCGTTCCAGTGGCGCGCACGACGATCCAGATCTATGCCTTGTCGGGTTTTCTGGCGGGCCTATCCGGAATCGTTTTTTCCCTATACACCTCTGCAGGATATTCTCTTGCGGCGGTGGGCGTCGAATTGGATGCCATCGCAGCAGTCGTCATCGGAGGGACGCTGCTGACAGGAGGAGCGGGATTCGTGGCAGGGACCTTCATCGGTCTGCTGATCCAGGGGCTCATTCAGACTTACATCACTTTCGACGGCACGCTGTCGAGCTGGTGGACGAAAATCCTGATTGGCCTGCTGCTTTTTGCATTTATGGTAATGCAGAAGGCCATCCTTTTCCTTTCCAGTTTGAACAGGAGATATGGCTAG
- a CDS encoding ABC transporter permease: MTASLKALGFRLAPQLIALLVVLLLNFSFFPQFLDVIVQNGRLYGSIIDVLNRGAPVALLAIGMTLVIATKGIDLSVGAVVAICGAVAASSIVEGNSLAYTLALTVVIGLLCGFWNGFLVAVLNIQPIIATLVLMVAGRGIAQLITEGAIMTFNDDGLIFLGSGSFAFLPMPVVIWLIVALMVILLVRRTALGMLIEAVGINRRASTLSGVQTPVLLMAVYMLSGLCASIAGIIVAADIKGADANNAGLWLELDAILAVVVGGNSLLGGRFSIIGSLVGAMIIQAVNTGILLSGFPPEFNLIIKAIIIIVILVIQSPAMQSLTGFLTRRTDAGGRK; this comes from the coding sequence ATGACTGCCTCGCTGAAGGCGCTGGGCTTTCGTCTTGCGCCGCAATTGATTGCGCTTTTGGTTGTTCTTCTTTTGAATTTCAGCTTCTTCCCGCAATTTCTTGATGTAATTGTTCAAAATGGCCGGCTCTACGGAAGCATCATCGATGTGCTCAATCGCGGCGCGCCCGTTGCGCTGCTGGCGATTGGCATGACACTTGTGATCGCCACCAAGGGCATCGATCTTTCGGTCGGCGCGGTCGTTGCGATTTGCGGCGCCGTTGCAGCCTCGTCGATCGTCGAAGGAAATTCGCTTGCCTACACGCTGGCACTCACTGTTGTCATCGGGCTGCTCTGCGGCTTCTGGAACGGCTTCCTCGTCGCCGTCCTCAACATCCAGCCGATCATCGCGACACTCGTTCTGATGGTCGCCGGCCGCGGGATCGCCCAGCTCATCACCGAAGGCGCCATCATGACTTTCAACGATGACGGGCTGATCTTTCTCGGCAGCGGTTCCTTCGCCTTCCTGCCCATGCCCGTCGTCATCTGGCTGATCGTCGCCCTGATGGTCATCCTGCTGGTCCGCCGCACGGCGCTCGGCATGCTGATCGAGGCTGTCGGCATCAACAGGCGCGCGAGCACGCTGTCAGGCGTACAGACACCGGTGCTGCTGATGGCGGTCTATATGCTGAGCGGCCTCTGTGCTTCCATCGCGGGCATCATCGTCGCCGCCGATATCAAGGGCGCGGACGCCAACAATGCCGGCCTCTGGCTGGAGCTCGATGCCATCCTCGCCGTCGTCGTCGGCGGCAACTCGTTGCTCGGTGGCCGCTTCAGCATCATCGGCTCGCTGGTCGGCGCAATGATCATCCAGGCAGTCAATACCGGCATTCTGCTTTCCGGCTTTCCGCCGGAGTTCAATCTCATCATCAAGGCGATCATCATCATCGTCATTCTGGTCATCCAGTCGCCGGCCATGCAATCGCTGACCGGCTTCCTGACCCGCAGGACGGACGCAGGGGGGCGCAAATGA
- a CDS encoding ABC transporter permease, with protein sequence MRIELEKRPQVSKLYAFVSPLLALVLTLIFGAVMFAMLGKDPVEALDAFFLEPLLEVWSLHELAVKAAPLILIAVGLAVCYRSNNWNIGAEGQFTIGAITGSYIPIIFYDWHSPLVLPLMLILGALGGALFAAVPALLKAHFNTNEILTSLMLVYTAQLFLDWLIRGAWRDPKGFNFPVSRDFAPEAIVPAIWEESGRAHWAFIFAIIAAVLVWFMMRFTLKGFEIVVLGQSERAGRFAGFSSKKMIWFSFVFSGALAGLAGICEVSGSIGHLQPAISPGYGFTAIIVAFLGRLNPLGIIASGLVLALTYLGGEAAQLSIGVSDKVTRVFQGLILFFVLSCDTLIYYKIRIVWSRVRGGAA encoded by the coding sequence ATGCGCATTGAGCTTGAAAAACGCCCGCAGGTCTCGAAACTCTATGCTTTCGTTTCACCGCTTCTCGCTCTCGTCCTGACGCTGATATTTGGCGCCGTCATGTTCGCCATGCTCGGCAAGGATCCGGTCGAGGCACTCGATGCCTTCTTCCTCGAGCCGCTTTTAGAAGTCTGGTCGCTGCACGAATTGGCGGTCAAGGCAGCACCGCTGATCCTGATCGCGGTCGGTCTCGCCGTCTGCTATCGCTCCAACAACTGGAATATCGGCGCCGAAGGCCAGTTCACTATCGGCGCGATCACCGGCTCCTATATCCCGATCATCTTCTACGACTGGCATTCACCGCTCGTGCTGCCGCTGATGCTGATTTTGGGGGCGCTCGGCGGCGCGCTGTTCGCAGCCGTTCCGGCATTGCTGAAGGCGCATTTCAACACCAACGAGATCCTAACATCGCTGATGCTGGTCTATACTGCCCAGTTGTTTCTCGACTGGCTGATCCGGGGCGCATGGCGTGATCCCAAGGGCTTTAACTTCCCGGTGTCGCGCGATTTCGCGCCGGAAGCGATCGTGCCGGCAATCTGGGAGGAATCGGGACGCGCCCATTGGGCCTTCATCTTCGCCATTATTGCGGCGGTGCTCGTCTGGTTCATGATGCGCTTCACGCTGAAGGGCTTCGAGATCGTCGTGCTCGGCCAGTCGGAACGGGCAGGGCGCTTTGCAGGCTTTTCGTCGAAGAAGATGATCTGGTTCAGTTTCGTCTTTTCCGGCGCGCTCGCAGGCCTTGCCGGTATCTGCGAGGTCTCGGGCTCGATCGGCCACCTGCAGCCGGCGATTTCGCCTGGCTACGGCTTCACCGCCATCATCGTCGCCTTCCTCGGTCGCCTCAACCCGCTTGGCATCATTGCTTCCGGTCTGGTGCTGGCGCTGACCTATCTGGGCGGTGAGGCTGCGCAGCTTTCGATCGGTGTTTCGGACAAGGTCACCCGCGTCTTCCAGGGGCTCATCCTCTTCTTCGTGCTCTCCTGCGACACGCTGATCTATTATAAAATCCGCATCGTCTGGTCGCGGGTAAGGGGCGGCGCGGCATGA
- a CDS encoding ABC transporter ATP-binding protein: MSPLNVPASGALLSVQKLTKFFGSFAACNEINLDIAPGEIHALLGENGAGKSTLVKMLFGVLEPTDGHILWEGRPVVITSPGEARKLGIGMVFQHFSLFEALTVAENIALSLDDSIPIGRIAEEARALSAAYGLPLDPHAHVADLSVGERQRIEIVRALLQNPKLIILDEPTSVLTPQEADKLFETLFKLRAEGRSVLYISHRLEEVQRICDRATVLRHGRVTGACDPKQETPSSLARMMVGSEVASVTHPERSDKGDVQLAVSNLSVAARTPFAMPLRDVSMTVRSGEILAIAGVAGNGQSELFDALSGEYPVTSAEAIVIRKKPVGTQGITARRLIGAGFVPEERHGHAAVSAMKLSDNLVLARSQSDRKAFLGILGIIRYSAVKSAARRISEAMDVRKSGDDPAAGSLSGGNLQKFIVGRELDRQPSVLVVNQPTWGVDAGAASRIRQALVDLAKAGSAVVVISQDLDEIFEVATDIAVISEGRLSKPYAAGELTREKIGLLMGGLHESKHAAEAAHAH; the protein is encoded by the coding sequence GTGTCGCCATTGAATGTGCCGGCTTCCGGCGCGTTGTTATCGGTGCAAAAGCTGACGAAATTCTTCGGTAGCTTTGCCGCCTGCAATGAAATCAATCTCGATATAGCGCCGGGCGAAATTCATGCGCTCCTCGGCGAAAATGGCGCAGGCAAATCCACACTGGTCAAGATGCTCTTCGGCGTTCTGGAGCCGACGGATGGGCATATCCTCTGGGAGGGAAGGCCGGTTGTGATCACCTCTCCGGGCGAGGCCCGCAAGCTCGGCATCGGCATGGTCTTCCAGCATTTTTCGCTGTTCGAGGCGCTGACCGTTGCCGAAAATATTGCGCTTTCGCTTGATGACAGCATTCCGATCGGCAGGATCGCCGAAGAGGCGAGGGCGCTGTCTGCGGCCTATGGCCTGCCACTCGATCCGCATGCGCATGTCGCCGATCTCTCGGTTGGCGAGCGTCAGCGCATCGAAATCGTCCGAGCCCTGCTGCAGAATCCGAAGCTCATCATCCTCGACGAACCGACATCGGTGCTGACGCCGCAGGAGGCCGACAAGCTCTTCGAAACGCTTTTCAAGCTGCGCGCCGAGGGCCGCTCGGTCCTCTATATCAGCCACCGCCTGGAAGAGGTGCAGCGCATCTGCGACCGCGCCACCGTGCTGCGTCATGGCCGCGTAACCGGCGCCTGCGATCCCAAGCAGGAAACACCCTCCTCTCTCGCCCGCATGATGGTCGGCAGCGAGGTAGCTTCCGTCACGCATCCCGAGCGCAGTGACAAGGGTGACGTGCAGCTTGCGGTCTCGAACCTTTCCGTCGCCGCACGCACGCCCTTTGCCATGCCACTGCGCGATGTCTCCATGACGGTACGGTCAGGCGAGATCCTCGCGATCGCCGGTGTTGCGGGCAATGGACAGAGCGAACTCTTCGATGCGCTGTCAGGCGAATATCCTGTCACCTCTGCCGAAGCGATCGTGATCCGCAAGAAGCCGGTCGGAACACAGGGCATTACCGCCCGCCGCCTGATTGGCGCCGGCTTCGTGCCGGAAGAGCGGCATGGCCATGCGGCCGTTTCCGCCATGAAACTTTCCGACAATCTGGTACTGGCCCGCAGCCAGTCCGACCGCAAAGCCTTCCTCGGTATCCTCGGCATCATCCGCTACAGTGCGGTGAAATCTGCCGCACGGCGCATTTCGGAGGCGATGGACGTGCGCAAGAGCGGCGATGACCCTGCCGCAGGCTCGCTCTCCGGCGGCAACCTGCAAAAATTCATCGTCGGCCGCGAGCTTGATCGCCAGCCCTCCGTTCTCGTCGTCAATCAGCCGACCTGGGGTGTGGACGCTGGTGCGGCAAGCCGCATCCGCCAAGCATTGGTGGACCTGGCAAAGGCCGGTTCGGCCGTCGTCGTCATCAGCCAGGATCTCGACGAGATCTTCGAAGTGGCGACAGATATCGCCGTCATTTCCGAAGGACGTCTTTCGAAACCGTATGCAGCAGGTGAACTCACGCGCGAGAAGATCGGCTTGCTGATGGGCGGACTGCATGAGAGCAAGCATGCTGCGGAGGCTGCTCATGCGCATTGA
- the ytfR gene encoding galactofuranose ABC transporter, ATP-binding protein YtfR produces MVHNFENILAASAISKFFPGAIALDKVDFTLRRGEVHALLGENGAGKSTLIKCITGAYRRDGGSLTLEGLEIDPADTLAAQKLGIGTVYQEVNLLSNLSVAENLFLGRQPKRFGMIDARTMNRNARELLAGYGLDIDVTAQLDRFSVAVQQIVAIARAVDLSGKVLILDEPTASLDTHEVEMLFRIMNDLKKRGLGIVFITHFLEQVYAVSDRITVLRNGRLVGTHEAAELSRQNLIAMMLGRELAQTEHAAKERTIAAGEVRYAFEGFGKRGKVKPFDLEVRVGEVVGIAGLLGSGRTETAELMFGIEGADSGVARIDGAPVTLSSPRAAIAKGFGFCPEDRKTDGIIGDLSIRENIALALQARRGWARPLSRAEQNAIADEYIKALDIRTTDREKPIRLLSGGNQQKAILARWLATNPDFLILDEPTRGIDVGAHAEIIKLIEQLCARGMSLIVISSELEELVAYSSRVIVLRDREHIAELTGEHVTAAGIVDAIAAGDKRTEDA; encoded by the coding sequence ATGGTTCACAATTTCGAGAATATTCTCGCAGCCTCGGCCATATCGAAATTCTTCCCCGGCGCTATCGCCCTGGACAAGGTGGATTTCACGCTGCGCCGTGGCGAGGTTCACGCCTTGCTCGGCGAAAACGGCGCCGGCAAGTCGACGCTCATCAAATGCATTACCGGCGCCTATCGTCGCGACGGCGGAAGCCTGACACTGGAAGGTCTCGAGATTGATCCGGCCGATACGCTGGCCGCCCAGAAGCTCGGCATCGGCACAGTCTACCAGGAGGTCAACCTCCTCTCCAACCTCAGCGTCGCGGAAAATCTGTTTCTCGGCCGCCAGCCGAAGCGTTTTGGCATGATCGATGCCCGCACCATGAACCGGAATGCCCGTGAGCTTCTGGCAGGCTACGGTCTCGATATCGACGTCACCGCGCAGCTCGACCGATTCTCGGTTGCCGTCCAGCAGATCGTCGCGATCGCTCGCGCCGTCGATCTGTCGGGCAAGGTGCTCATTCTCGACGAGCCTACCGCCAGCCTCGATACCCACGAAGTCGAGATGCTCTTCCGCATCATGAACGACTTGAAGAAGCGCGGATTAGGTATTGTCTTCATTACCCATTTCCTCGAGCAGGTCTATGCCGTCAGTGACCGAATCACAGTGCTGCGCAACGGCCGGCTTGTCGGTACGCATGAGGCAGCCGAATTGTCGCGGCAGAACCTGATCGCCATGATGCTCGGGCGCGAACTCGCCCAAACGGAACATGCCGCCAAGGAACGCACGATTGCCGCCGGCGAGGTCAGATACGCTTTCGAGGGCTTTGGAAAACGCGGCAAGGTGAAGCCCTTCGATCTCGAGGTCCGTGTCGGCGAAGTTGTCGGCATTGCCGGACTTCTTGGCTCCGGGCGCACGGAAACCGCCGAACTCATGTTCGGCATTGAAGGCGCCGACAGCGGAGTAGCCAGGATCGATGGAGCGCCGGTGACGCTATCGAGCCCACGTGCCGCGATCGCCAAGGGCTTCGGCTTCTGCCCGGAGGATCGCAAGACGGACGGCATCATCGGCGATCTGTCGATCCGAGAGAACATAGCGCTTGCCTTGCAGGCGCGCCGAGGCTGGGCGAGGCCGCTTTCGCGCGCCGAACAGAATGCGATCGCCGACGAATACATCAAGGCGCTCGATATCCGCACGACCGACCGCGAAAAGCCTATTCGGCTTCTGTCGGGTGGCAATCAGCAGAAGGCGATCCTTGCCCGCTGGCTGGCCACAAATCCCGATTTCCTGATCCTGGACGAACCGACCCGCGGTATCGATGTCGGTGCCCATGCCGAGATCATCAAGCTGATCGAGCAACTGTGCGCCAGAGGCATGTCACTGATCGTCATTTCTTCGGAACTGGAGGAACTGGTTGCCTACAGTTCGCGCGTCATCGTGCTGCGCGACCGCGAACATATCGCTGAATTGACCGGTGAGCACGTTACCGCTGCCGGCATCGTCGACGCCATTGCTGCCGGCGACAAACGAACGGAGGATGCATGA
- a CDS encoding ABC transporter permease, translating into MSIFEAILLTVITASTPLVIAALGELVTERSGVLNLGVEGMMIMGAVAAFAGAQISGSPYVGIICGIAAGALFSLLFAFLTLTLVANQVATGLALTLLGLGVSGQLGEPYVSVPGIQLKEIVIPLLSDIPVIGPVLFKQDLIFYLSIALLFGVSWFLFRSRPGLKLRAIGDSHGSAHALGIHVIRTRYLAVMFGGACAGLAGAQLSLVYTPQWVENMSAGRGWITLALVVFASWRPWRVFAGGYLFGAVTILQLHAQAFGLGIPAQFLSMLPYAATIVVLIIISHNRRTTLINTPASLGKAFVPER; encoded by the coding sequence ATGAGCATCTTCGAAGCCATTCTCCTGACCGTCATCACCGCTTCCACGCCGCTCGTCATCGCAGCCCTCGGTGAGCTCGTGACGGAGCGCTCGGGCGTCCTCAATCTCGGCGTCGAGGGCATGATGATCATGGGTGCTGTCGCCGCCTTTGCCGGCGCGCAGATCTCCGGTTCGCCCTATGTCGGCATCATCTGCGGCATTGCCGCCGGCGCGCTTTTCTCGCTGCTCTTCGCCTTCCTGACGCTGACGCTGGTGGCAAACCAGGTGGCGACCGGCCTGGCGCTGACGCTTCTCGGCCTTGGCGTCTCCGGCCAACTCGGTGAGCCCTATGTCAGCGTCCCCGGCATTCAGCTGAAAGAGATCGTCATCCCACTCCTGTCCGATATTCCCGTTATCGGCCCGGTTCTCTTCAAGCAGGATCTGATCTTCTACCTGTCGATCGCCTTGCTCTTCGGCGTGAGCTGGTTCCTGTTCAGAAGCCGCCCCGGCCTGAAACTCAGGGCGATCGGCGATAGCCACGGTTCTGCCCACGCACTCGGCATTCATGTCATCCGCACGCGCTATCTCGCGGTGATGTTCGGCGGTGCCTGCGCGGGTCTTGCCGGCGCGCAGCTTTCGCTCGTCTACACGCCGCAATGGGTGGAGAACATGTCGGCGGGCCGTGGCTGGATCACGCTGGCGCTGGTGGTCTTTGCCTCCTGGCGCCCGTGGCGGGTCTTTGCCGGCGGTTATCTCTTCGGCGCGGTAACGATCCTGCAGCTTCATGCGCAGGCCTTCGGTCTCGGCATCCCCGCGCAGTTCCTATCGATGCTGCCCTATGCTGCGACTATTGTGGTTCTCATCATCATTTCTCATAATCGGCGCACGACGTTGATCAACACGCCCGCGTCGCTTGGAAAAGCCTTCGTACCGGAGCGATAA
- a CDS encoding BMP family ABC transporter substrate-binding protein, which translates to MKKFALTLAASAAAVIGISSAAAAADKTKVCFVYVGAHNDGGYSQAHDVGRQQVQAEFGDKIETPYLENVPEGPDAERAIERLARSGCQLIFTTSFGFMDATVKVAAKFPKVKFEHGTGYKAGPNLATYNSRFYEGRYILGQIAAKTSKNHGAAYIASFPIPEVVMGINSFEQGAKSIDPSFKLKVIWVNTWFDPGKEADAAKAMIDQGVDVLTQHTDTTAPMQVAEERGIHAFGQASDMIAAGPKAQLTAIVDTWGNYYSKRVHALLDGTWKSEQSWDGLKDGILKMAPYTNMPDDVKKMAEETEAKIKSGELHPFTGPINKQDGTPWLKAGEKADDGTLLGMNFYVEGVDDKLPAQ; encoded by the coding sequence ATGAAGAAGTTCGCACTCACACTTGCCGCATCGGCCGCAGCCGTGATCGGCATATCCTCAGCCGCCGCGGCGGCGGACAAGACGAAGGTCTGCTTCGTCTATGTCGGCGCGCACAACGACGGCGGTTATTCGCAGGCGCACGATGTCGGCCGCCAGCAGGTCCAGGCCGAATTCGGCGACAAGATCGAAACGCCCTACCTCGAAAACGTGCCGGAAGGCCCGGATGCAGAGCGTGCCATCGAGCGCCTTGCCCGCTCCGGCTGCCAGCTGATCTTCACGACGTCCTTCGGTTTCATGGACGCGACGGTCAAGGTTGCTGCCAAGTTCCCGAAGGTCAAGTTTGAGCACGGCACCGGCTACAAAGCCGGCCCTAACCTCGCGACCTACAATTCGCGCTTCTATGAAGGCCGCTATATCCTCGGCCAGATCGCCGCCAAGACCTCGAAGAATCACGGCGCTGCCTACATCGCCTCCTTCCCGATTCCGGAAGTCGTGATGGGCATCAACTCCTTCGAGCAGGGCGCAAAGTCGATCGATCCGAGCTTCAAGCTCAAGGTCATCTGGGTCAACACTTGGTTCGATCCTGGCAAGGAAGCCGACGCTGCCAAGGCCATGATCGACCAGGGCGTCGACGTGCTGACCCAGCACACCGACACGACAGCGCCGATGCAGGTGGCCGAAGAGCGTGGCATCCATGCCTTCGGTCAGGCATCGGACATGATCGCGGCCGGCCCGAAGGCCCAGCTGACCGCTATCGTCGATACCTGGGGCAACTACTACTCCAAGCGCGTTCATGCGCTTCTGGACGGCACCTGGAAGTCCGAGCAGAGCTGGGACGGCCTGAAGGATGGCATTCTCAAGATGGCGCCCTATACGAACATGCCTGACGACGTGAAGAAGATGGCTGAGGAAACCGAAGCCAAGATCAAGTCCGGCGAACTGCATCCCTTCACCGGTCCGATCAACAAGCAGGACGGCACGCCGTGGCTGAAAGCCGGCGAAAAGGCTGATGACGGCACGCTGCTCGGCATGAACTTCTACGTCGAAGGCGTGGATGACAAGCTGCCGGCGCAGTAA
- the ytfQ gene encoding galactofuranose ABC transporter, galactofuranose-binding protein YtfQ has translation MKLKTALLSATILAACMFGSASAAGLTVGFSQIGSESGWRAAETTVTKEQAKKRGIDLKFADAQQKQENQIKALRSFIAQGVDAILIAPVVETGWDDVLKEAKEAKIPVILLDRTIKAPDDLYLTAVTSDLVHEGKVAGDFLVKTVGDKKCNVVELQGTTGSSPAIARKKGFEEALAGHDNLKIVRSQTGDFTRTKGKEVMESFLKAENGGKDICALYAHNDDMAVGAIQAIKEAGLKPGKDILVVSIDAVPDIFKAMSEGEANATVELTPNMSGPAFDALDAYLKDKKAPPKWIQTESKLYTPADDPMKVYEEKKGQGY, from the coding sequence ATGAAATTGAAGACTGCACTTTTGAGTGCCACGATTCTGGCTGCCTGCATGTTCGGTTCGGCTTCGGCCGCCGGCTTGACCGTCGGCTTCTCGCAGATCGGCTCGGAATCGGGCTGGCGCGCGGCTGAAACGACAGTGACCAAGGAGCAGGCCAAGAAGCGCGGCATCGATCTGAAGTTTGCCGATGCGCAGCAGAAGCAGGAAAATCAGATCAAGGCTCTGCGCTCCTTCATTGCTCAGGGCGTCGATGCCATCCTCATTGCTCCTGTGGTCGAAACCGGCTGGGACGACGTTTTGAAGGAAGCCAAGGAAGCCAAGATTCCGGTCATCCTTCTCGACCGCACCATCAAGGCTCCTGACGATCTCTATCTGACGGCGGTTACCTCCGATCTGGTCCATGAAGGCAAAGTCGCAGGCGACTTCCTGGTCAAGACCGTCGGCGACAAGAAGTGCAATGTCGTCGAGCTGCAGGGCACGACCGGTTCGTCGCCGGCCATCGCCCGCAAAAAGGGCTTCGAAGAGGCTCTTGCCGGCCACGACAACCTCAAGATCGTTCGCAGCCAGACCGGCGACTTTACCCGCACCAAGGGCAAGGAAGTCATGGAAAGCTTCCTGAAGGCAGAGAATGGCGGCAAGGATATCTGCGCTCTCTATGCCCATAACGACGACATGGCAGTTGGCGCCATCCAGGCGATCAAGGAAGCCGGCCTGAAGCCCGGCAAGGATATCCTCGTCGTCTCCATCGACGCGGTGCCGGATATTTTCAAGGCGATGTCCGAAGGTGAAGCCAATGCCACGGTCGAGCTGACGCCGAACATGTCGGGTCCCGCCTTCGACGCGCTCGATGCCTACCTGAAGGACAAGAAGGCTCCGCCGAAGTGGATCCAGACCGAGTCCAAGCTCTACACGCCGGCCGACGACCCGATGAAGGTCTACGAAGAAAAGAAGGGTCAGGGCTACTGA
- a CDS encoding FadR/GntR family transcriptional regulator, producing the protein MRNRPLETRKAGRRTRTSHAHVVDELGRGIVAGTYPVGTILPGDGELAQRFKVSRTVLRETMKTLAAKGMVVAKARVGTRVTEKNFWNMFDTEIISWHFANGVSEEFLLQLYDIRLAFEPFAAGLVAERAKPDEIEWLRGLALDMAASDHTADSLALADLRFHLAVSEASHNPFMRTLGGLIEAALVGMFRMSTPPSESGFANIAETHMRIVDAIAAGDAAAARRAMEVVIVEGRDHVHEAFSALSEPIVSLPISSF; encoded by the coding sequence TTGCGCAACAGACCGCTTGAAACCCGTAAGGCAGGGCGAAGAACCCGAACAAGCCACGCGCATGTCGTCGATGAACTCGGCCGGGGGATCGTCGCCGGCACCTATCCTGTTGGCACGATCTTGCCCGGAGATGGAGAGCTGGCGCAGCGCTTCAAGGTCTCGCGCACGGTGCTGCGTGAAACGATGAAGACGCTCGCCGCCAAGGGCATGGTCGTTGCAAAGGCGCGCGTCGGTACGCGTGTGACGGAAAAGAACTTTTGGAACATGTTCGACACCGAAATCATATCCTGGCATTTCGCCAACGGTGTGAGTGAAGAATTCCTCCTGCAGCTTTACGATATCCGCCTCGCTTTCGAACCCTTCGCTGCCGGCCTTGTGGCCGAGCGTGCAAAACCGGACGAGATCGAATGGCTGCGCGGCCTGGCGCTCGACATGGCCGCAAGTGACCACACGGCCGACAGCCTGGCACTTGCCGATTTGCGCTTCCATCTCGCCGTTTCAGAGGCGTCTCATAATCCCTTCATGCGCACGCTCGGTGGGCTCATCGAGGCGGCACTCGTCGGCATGTTCCGCATGAGTACTCCGCCATCCGAGAGTGGTTTCGCCAACATTGCTGAAACCCATATGCGCATCGTCGACGCCATTGCGGCAGGCGACGCCGCTGCGGCGCGCAGGGCGATGGAAGTTGTCATCGTCGAGGGCAGGGACCACGTCCACGAAGCCTTCTCTGCACTCTCCGAGCCCATCGTTTCCCTGCCGATTTCGTCTTTTTGA